A DNA window from Myripristis murdjan chromosome 19, fMyrMur1.1, whole genome shotgun sequence contains the following coding sequences:
- the LOC115377538 gene encoding uncharacterized protein LOC115377538, whose protein sequence is MAIALVSLAKHTVRSAFSWDRLDLDRALVEGDELYTSLRDLNIFSHVSNLLSVPDLPQQLELDGELFRFSFGDTVLGEVGVTEGEYIDFGVFISLRNGLERIFSQYTTCLLTMCGNTTAIVREGGRFAVVDSHSRSSTGLLHHNGTSVVLHFTCLDDLHHYICRLADSLRSREKLFELCGVTVSTGASPARSGVSVESLVTGMSAAPAPESSVLTEAGRKSEVSAGVCVPECGVSIAASPALSGISVFSFSSEVSSGSAAEPTVTDGRKRVISSGTCMSKKSKSFDVREVNSDIEFVSEVSPVATEEGLLGVPCSKERIVTDGNCFFRAISQAVSGSQKHHQYIEQSRMRRVGSWATEVEIQATADWDSIEHRESVKARSVGKYRDSIEHRESVKAKVLGKYRDSIQYRESVKARSFVKYRDSVEHRERKKAKKVVRYRDSIEHRERVKAKSLGKYRDSVEYRAKHIERDAPCQVPPAGPGPEAEDGAAAAMDPPAACPRVRRS, encoded by the exons ATGGCTATAGCTTTGGTcagcttagccaaacacacggtgaggagcgcgttctcgtgggacaggctggatctggatcgcgcgttggttgaaggtgatgagttgtacacgagtttgcgtgacctcaacatcttcagccatgtgtctaatctgctgtctgtgccagatttgccacaGCAGCTGGAATTAGACGGAGAGCTGTTTAGGTTTAGTTTTGGTGACACGGTGTTAGGCGAAGTAGGCGTGACCGAAGGTGAATACATCGATTTCGGTGTATTCATCAGCTTGCGTAATGGACTGGAGAGAATCTTCAGTCAATACACCACATGTCTTTTGACAATGTGcggaaacaccactgccatcgtgCGTGAGGGTGGACGGTTCGCTGTGGTCGACAGTCACTCACGCAGTAGCACTGGCTTGTTACACCACAACGGTACAAGCGTGGTTCTGCATTTCACGTGTCTGGACgacctgcaccactacatctgtcgtTTGGCCGACAGTCTCCGTTCGAGggagaagctctttgagctgtgtggtgtcACGGTCAGCACAGGTGCAAGTCCAGcgcggtctggtgtgtctgtggagagtctcGTCACTGGGATGAGCgctgctccagcaccagagtctagtgtgctcactgaggctgggagaaaaagtgaggtgtctgcaggcgtttgtgtgcctgagtgtggtgtcagcattgccgcaagtccggcactgtctggcatttctgtttttagtttctCCAGCGAGGTGAGCAGCGGTTCAGCGGCAGAACCAACGGTGACCGATGGCAGAAAGCGTGTCATTTCTTCCGGCACTTGTATGTCGAAGAAATCCAAGAGTTTCGATGTCCGAGAGGTCAATTCGGACATCGAATTTGTTAGCGAG GTTAGTCCGGTAGCCACAGAGGAGGGGTTGTTGGGTGTTCCTTGTAGCAAAGAGAGGATTGTGACCGATGGgaactgcttcttcagagccatctctcaggctgtgagtgGTTCTCAGAAGCACCATC aGTACATTGAGCAGTCCAGGATGAGGCGTGTCGGCAGTTgggccacagaggtggaaattcaGGCAACAGCCGATTG ggacagcatTGAACATAGGGAGAGCGTTAAGGCCAGGAGTGTGGGTAAATACAGGGACAGCATTGAGCATAGGGAGAGTGTTAAGGCGAAGGTATTGGGCAAATACAGGGACAGCATTCAGTACAGGGAGAGTGTTAAAGCCAGGAGTTTTGTCAAATACAGGGACAGCGTAgagcacagggagagaaagaaagccaaGAAGGTGGTCAGATATAGGGACAGCATAgaacacagggagagagttaaGGCCAAGAGTTTGGGCAAATATAGGGACAGCGTTGAGTACAGGGCGAAACATATTGAGAGAG